In Granulicella mallensis MP5ACTX8, the sequence TAGTTGCGGTTCCAGACGTGCTCGAAGATGCCGTTGGCGAAGCGGAAGACGAGGATGTTCTGTACCGTCTCCTTGCCGAGGTAGTGATCGATGCGGAAGATCTGGTGCTCGTCGAATACTTTGTTGACTTCGTCGTTCAGCGCGCGCGCCGACTCGAGATCGTGGCCGAAGGGCTTTTCGATGACCGTGCGAACCCAGTGGTTCGCGCCCTCGACGGGCTTGTTCATCTCGTGCTTGCCGAGGTAGGAGACGATGTCGGAGAAGTACTCCGGCGCGACCGCGAGGTAGAAGAGGCGATTGGCCTTGGTGCCGAACTTCTCGTCCATCTCGGCGAGCTTCTTCTTCAGGCCTTCGTAGGCTGCGTCATCGTCGAAGTTCATCGCGTAGTACTGCACGCGGTCGACGAACGGCGCGAGCTTGGCTTCGTTCTCTTCGACGCCGCCGCCCTTGATGATGCCGTCCTTCATGTCGGCCGGAAACGTGGCCTCCAGCGAGCGCCGGGCGACGCCGAGCACAGCGAAGTTTTCCGGCAGGAAGCCTGATTGCTCCAAGTGGTAGAGCGCAGGCAGCAGCTTGCGCTTGGTCAGGTCACCGGAAGCTCCGAAGATGACCACGATGCATGGATCGGGGCGGCGCTCCAGGGACTGGCTGGCCTTCATCGCCTCGGGACTGATGTTCACCTGTGTTGTCGACATGAATCTCTCCTCGTACAAAATCTGGAGAGAGGGGTGAGCGGAGAGTAGTGAGGAATCACTACCTCCACTCACGACTCTCTGTTGCTAGCTCTTCTTTACTGCGTGTCCACCAAACTCGTTGCGCATAGTGGATAGCATACGGTCGGTAAAGTTGTTGTCCTCGCGCGAGCGGAGACGGCGAATCAGCGACTCCGTAATGACAGGCGCTGACACGTTGAGATCGATGGCTTCGAAGACCGTCCAGCGGCCTTCGCCGGAGTCCGGCACAAAGGCTTCGAGACCATCGAGCGTGGGGTTCTTCTTGAGTGCGTCGGCGGTCAGGTCGAGCAGCCACGAGCGGACCACCGAACCGTAGCGCCAGATCTCGGAGATCTGCGTCAGGTCCAGCGCGAGCGGTGTCTTCGCCTTCATGATCGAGAAGCCCTCTGCATAGGCCTGCATCATGCCGTATTCAATACCGTTATGGACCATCTTGACGAAGTGTCCGGCACCGGCGGGTCCAACGCGGCCCCAGCCTTGGTCGGCTGCAGGGGCGAGCGTCTCGAAGATCGGACGCAGGCGTTCGACGACGTCTTCGTCGCCGCCGATCATCATGCTGTAGCCTTCGGTGATGCCCCAGATGCCGCCCGACGTTCCTACGTCGACGAAGCCGAAGCCTTCCTGCTTCAGGGCCTCATGCCGTCTCTGCGAATCCTTGTAGTTCGAGTTTCCGCCGTCGATGAAGATATCGCCCTTCTGCATGAAGGGCTTCAGCTTCGCAATCGTCTCGTCGACGGGGTCGCCGGCCGGTACCATGATCCAGATCGCTCGCGGCGCCTGGAGATTCTTAACGAGGTCTTCAAGCGAACTCACGCCGACGGAGCCTGCGTCGTTCAGCTTTTTTACAGCGTCGGCGGAAAAATCAAAGCCGACTACTTTGTGCCCGGCCAGGCGCAGGCGCTCTGCCATGTTGCCGCCCATCTTGCCGAGGCCAATCATTCCAAGTTCCATGTGTCATCCTTACGCGTTTTGAACGCCTCTTAGAGAGTAATCCGAACTGCTGTCAATGAGAAATGGGGAGACTCGGAACATTTCAGCGGCAGATCGGAAAGCGGCGTTTTCCCTCTTCAGGCGGACAGCGTTTGTTTTGAAGGGTATGGCCTTCAACCCCTACAGATACCGGCTGGAAAAAATAATGCCGGAGCCTGCGGGACGGGACCAAAATCCCGCCCCTTTGCGCTACTCACCTTCAGGAAAATCCGCCCCAAGCGTTACCGGTTCCCAGGCTGCGATCTCCTGCGTAAACTCGTCGAGTTTCGCGCGGAAGCGCGTGAGCGCCAGCTTGCCCAGCAAGAGGTGCTTCGGCGTATGGGGCGACGCGACGGCGGCGATAATCGCCTGCACCGCGCGCACCGGGTCACCCACCTGCTTGCCGTCGTTGGTCTTCATGTATTCGCGGGTCTTGCCGGCAGTCTCATCGTAGTCGGCGATGCGCGTAGGCACCTCCTGGCCGGAGCGGCCCAGGAAGTCGGTGCGGAACGGACCGGGCTCGACGATCAGCACCTTCACGCCCAGCGGGGCGAGTTCGACAGAGAGCGCCTCCGAGAAGCCTTCGACTGCGAATTTTGTGGAGTTATAAAATCCCCAGCCGGACAGACCGACGAGGCCGCCAATTGACGAAAGATTCACGATATGGCCGCTGCGGCGCGCGCGAAACTGCGGCAAAAACGCCTTGGTGACGCGGATGAGGCCGAAGACATTGGTCTCGTACATCGGCATGAACTCGGCTTCGGTAACCTCTTCCACCGCGCCCAATACGCCGTAGCCTGCGTTGTTTACCAGCACATCGACGTGACCGAACTTTGCCAGCGTCTTCTCGACGGCCGACTGCACCGCGTCTTCCTTCGTGACGTCCAAAGGCAGTACCAGCGCGGTCTCGGGATACTTTGCCGCCAACGCACTCAACTGCTCGGGCTTGCGCGCGGTAGCGACGACCTTCGCGCCACCGGCGAGCAGTTGCTCGGCCATCTCACGGCCGAAGCCTGTGGATGCGCCTGTGATAAACCAAACTTTTCCTGCCTGCGTATTGCCTGTCGAATTGCTCATGCGTTAAAGACGCGTGGAGTGGGGGTTGCGATGCAAGTCTGTTTTACGGAGTCAATAAAATCTCACAGCAGAGGCGGGTCATTGTCTTTGTCTTTCTGGTTGTCATTCCGACCCTGAGCGAAGCCGAAGGGGAGTGAACCTGCTGTCTCCCGCTTTTCGATCATGCCACCAGAAAGGTACAGGTAAAGCTAGAAGGGATCGTGGTGTAACGCAAACATCTGTGGTGGTACAAGCGAAGAACGGGAGACAGCAGGTT encodes:
- a CDS encoding oxidoreductase codes for the protein MSNSTGNTQAGKVWFITGASTGFGREMAEQLLAGGAKVVATARKPEQLSALAAKYPETALVLPLDVTKEDAVQSAVEKTLAKFGHVDVLVNNAGYGVLGAVEEVTEAEFMPMYETNVFGLIRVTKAFLPQFRARRSGHIVNLSSIGGLVGLSGWGFYNSTKFAVEGFSEALSVELAPLGVKVLIVEPGPFRTDFLGRSGQEVPTRIADYDETAGKTREYMKTNDGKQVGDPVRAVQAIIAAVASPHTPKHLLLGKLALTRFRAKLDEFTQEIAAWEPVTLGADFPEGE
- the gnd gene encoding phosphogluconate dehydrogenase (NAD(+)-dependent, decarboxylating), whose product is MELGMIGLGKMGGNMAERLRLAGHKVVGFDFSADAVKKLNDAGSVGVSSLEDLVKNLQAPRAIWIMVPAGDPVDETIAKLKPFMQKGDIFIDGGNSNYKDSQRRHEALKQEGFGFVDVGTSGGIWGITEGYSMMIGGDEDVVERLRPIFETLAPAADQGWGRVGPAGAGHFVKMVHNGIEYGMMQAYAEGFSIMKAKTPLALDLTQISEIWRYGSVVRSWLLDLTADALKKNPTLDGLEAFVPDSGEGRWTVFEAIDLNVSAPVITESLIRRLRSREDNNFTDRMLSTMRNEFGGHAVKKS